TGCAATATCCATAGAGGAAGAATGCTAGCAAAAAGAGCACCAGCATGACCCACTCCGGGACAAAATGAGAATATTCTGCCAGCACGCCAATGGAAGCGAGCAGTGCCGCGGCAAGGGTAATCAGCACAAACGCCTGGCGGGAAGTAAACCCGGCACGCATGATCAAATGGTGAATATGCTGACGGTCAGGAGAGAATGGGCTCATGCCTTTACGCAGGCGACGGTACATAATCGCCACCATATCCATTAGCGGAATGGCGATGATCCACAAAGCGGTAACCGGGCTGATGGGATGGGTTTTGCCCTGGGTCGTTTCGAGCAGGATCCAGATAACGGTAAAACCAATCAGCGTACTGCCCGCATCACCCATAAAGACTTTGTAGCGGCGACCCAGGATACCAAGGTTGAGCATGATATAGGGCAGGATGGCGGCGATCATCGCAAAGCACCAGATAGCGAGGCTGGTTTGCCCGTCGAACCACAAAATCATACCGATTGCTGCAAACGAGACGCAGGACAACCCGCCCAGCAAGCCATCAATGCCATCAACCATGTTGAAAGCATTAATTGCCGCCCAGACGGCAAATAGCGTCAGGAAGTAGCCAAACGGTCCGAGCACCATCTCCCAGGAGCCAAAGATATAACCCAGGCTACTGAGATAAAGTTTGCCGAACACCATCATAACAATGCCAACAGCGGCCTGTATGGTGGCACGGATTTTTACGCTGATATCAAAACGGTCATCCAGCGCACCGATGAACACCAGTACACCAGCACAAGCGAGATAGAGAGATGCATGCGGAATATAGTAATCGTCAATTCCGAACGTGAAGCAAATCCCTGCGTAAACCGAAATACCCCCAACGAGTGGTATCAACCCCTGGTGACGTTTGCGGAAGTTTGGTTTATCCACTAAACCGACTTTTTTTGCCACCTTTCGGGCAAAAAACAGAAACAGTGTCGTGAATAAAAAAATACTGATGAGATCAGTACTCACTGTCAGTAAATTCACAATGCATGCTCTCAGAGAAAATTATTAGCAGAAGTATAACCACGAAGACCTTTATTCAGAAGGGAAAGTCTGTTCCGAACCCACCAGTCCTGTGCAAAAATTAATCATTCGATATGCAAATTGCATAACACACGAGCAAAACCCAGGAATTTTCCTAACATTGCCAGTGCGGCAATAAGATTACAGATATAAAAGCAAAACGCCACGTAAACACGTGGCGTTTTTGGCATAAGACAAATTTATGAGCGCTTCATCATTTCGAAGAAATCGTCATTGGTCTTGGTCATCGCCAGTTTATTAATGAGGAACTCCATGGCATCGATTTCGCCCATCGGGTGAATGATTTTGCGCAGGATCCACATTTTCTGCAACTCTTCCTGAGTAGTGAGCAGCTCTTCTTTACGGGTACCGGAACGGTTGTAGTCGATTGCCGGGAAGACGCGTTTTTCAGCGATCTTACGAGAGAGGTGCAGTTCCATGTTGCCTGTACCTTTAAACTCTTCGTAGATAACTTCGTCCATCTTGGAACCGGTATCGATAAGCGCGGTAGCGATGATGGTCAGGCTGCCGCCCTCTTCCACGTTACGCGCCGCACCGAAGAAGCGTTTCGGGCGATGCAGGGCGTTGGCATCCACACCACCGGTCAGTACTTTACCTGACGCCGGAACAACGGTGTTGTAAGCACGCGCCAAACGAGTGATGGAGTCGAGCAGAATGATAACGTCTTTCTTGTGCTCAACCAGGCGTTTCGCCTTCTCGATCACCATTTCCGCAACCTGAACGTGGCGAGATGCGGGTTCGTCAAAGGTAGAAGCAACAACTTCACCTTTTACCAGACGCTGCATCTCGGTGACTTCTTCCGGACGTTCGTCAATCAGCAGAACCATCAGCACACAATCCGGGTGGTTGTAAGCAATGCTCTGGGCAATGTTCTGCAGCAGCATGGTTTTACCGGCTTTCGGCGGTGCCACAATCAGACCACGCTGACCACGACCGATAGGTGATGCCAGATCCAGTACGCGAGCAGTTAAATCTTCAGTAGAACCGTTACCACGTTCCATACGCAGACGAGAGTTAGCGTGCAGCGGGGTTAAGTTCTCAAAGAGGATTTTGTTGCGGGCGTTTTCAGGTTTGTCGAAGTTAACTTCGTTAACTTTCAGCAGCGCAAAATAGCGTTCACCTTCTTTCGGCGGGCGAATCTTACCAGAGATGGTATCACCAGTGCGGAGGTTGAAACGGCGGATTTGGCTAGGGGAAACGTAGATGTCATCAGGACCGGCGAGGTAGGAGCTGTCTGCGGAACGGAGGAAACCAAATCCATCCTGCAATATCTCCAGTACGCCATCACCAAAGATATCTTCGCCACTCTTTGCGTGCTGCTTCAGGATGGCAAAAATAATGTCCTGCTTACGCATACGAGCCAGGTTTTCCAGCCCCATATTTTCGCCGAGAGTGATCAGCTCAGAAACCGGCGTATTCTTTAATTCGGTAAGATTCATAATGGTGTGAGTTCTTAAACTTGGGGTAAATCTCGAACTTAATGTTGTGAATGGTATGGCAGGATCATCCATGCCTGTTTACGGTCATCATCTCATGTCTTTTCGCTGCCTGGTCACAGGAGAGTACGCAGAACTGAAACGACAAGACGGATTGAGTGACAAACCAGAAATCTGTTCACTTCGCATTAGATAAAACGGGAAGCGTTGGATATTACAAGATTCAAACTTAATAAGGTAAGTTTAATACGAAGTCAACATTAACTTAGCATGGCTCACGCCGGGCGTCCAGTTTTTAGCGACGGGGCACCCGAACATGAAATTCCCTTACGCCAGGTTAGCGTCAAGGAACTCTTTCAACTGACCTTTAGACAGTGCGCCCACTTTGGTTGCCGCCACTTCACCGTTTTTGAACAGCAGCAGAGTCGGGATACCACGGATGCCATATTTCGGCGCAGTGCCAGGATTTTGATCGATGTTCAGTTTTGCAACGGTCAGTTTGCCCTGATATTCGTCAGCGATTTCATCCAGAATCGGGGCGATCATTTTGCACGGACCGCACCACTCTGCCCAGAAATCAACGAGGATCGCCCCGTCCGCTTTGAGTACATCCGTGTCAAAACTGTCGTCAGTCAGGTGAATAATTTTATCGCTCATATATAACTCCACAGGAATAAGCCTGGCGTGTTGGTTTCGTTGTTGGTGTAACATTAACCAACTAAAGGTTGACTTTATTTCACCGGATACGCTTTCGTAAAGCAATAGTAAGCTGATATTCTACCACACTATGAGCAAAACACATTTAACAGAACAGAAGTTTTCCGACTTCGCCCTGCATCCGAAGGTTGTAGAAGCCCTTGAAAAAAAAGGGTTTCATAACTGTACGCCCATTCAGGCACTGGCCCTTCCGCTGACGCTGGCGGGTCGTGACGTAGCCGGGCAGGCGCAAACCGGTACCGGGAAAACGATGGCGTTTCTTACGTCAACGTTTCATTATCTTCTCTCTCATCCCGCGATTGCCGATCGCAAGGTGAATCAGCCGCGTGCCTTAATTATGGCACCGACGCGTGAACTTGCCGTGCAGATCCACGCCGATGCGGAGCCACTGGCGCAAGCTACCGGCCTGAAGCTGGGTCTGGCTTACGGTGGTGATGGCTACGACAAACAGCTGAAAGTGCTGGAAAGCGGCGTTGACATACTGATTGGCACCACGGGTCGTTTAATTGACTACGCCAAGCAGAACCACATTAACCTCGGTGCCATTCAGGTGGTGGTACTGGACGAAGCCGATCGCATGTACGATCTGGGCTTTATTAAAGATATCCGCTGGCTGTTCCGCCGTATGCCGCCTGCAAACCAGCGCCTCAACATGCTGTTCTCCGCCACGCTTTCGTACCGGGTACGCGAACTGGCATTCGAGCAGATGAACAATGCCGAATATATTGAAGTGGAACCGGAACAGAAAACGGGCCACCGTATAAAAGAAGAGCTTTTCTACCCTTCTAACGAAGAAAAAATGCGTTTGCTGCAAACGCTGATTGAAGAAGAATGGCCAGACCGAGCGATTATTTTCGCCAACACCAAACATCGTTGTGAAGAGATCTGGGGCCACCTGGCGGCAGATGGTCATCGTGTCGGTTTGTTGACAGGCGATGTCGCGCAGAAAAAACGTCTGCGTATCCTTGATGAATTTACCCGTGGCGATCTGGATATTCTGGTTGCCACCGACGTTGCTGCGCGTGGTTTGCACATCCCTGCGGTGACGCACGTCTTTAACTACGATTTACCCGATGACTGTGAAGATTACGTTCACCGTATTGGTCGTACAGGTCGCGCAGGCGCAAGCGGTCACTCTATTAGCCTGGCGTGTGAAGAGTATGCATTGAATTTGCCTGCTATTGAGACCTATATTGGTCACTCAATTCCAGTAAGCAAATACAATCCGGACGCATTGATGACCGATCTGCCAAAACCGCTGCGCCTCACACGCCCGCGTACAGGTAATGGTCCGCGTCGTACTGGCGCTCCGCGTAATCGTCGTCGTTCAGGTTAAATAAAAAATGTCATACTCAAAATCATTCAAACTGTATCAAGATGGCAAGAGAGTTAATCCCAATGAACTTACTGTAGTAAGTGATTCGGATGAAAGAACGCAGCCAACGCAGAGACAGAATGAAGGATGAAGAGTATGGGTTCCACCTCGTCATTATATGCAGCCATTGATCTCGGTTCGAATAGTTTTCATATGCTGGTTGTGCGCGAGGTGGCTGGAAGCATCCAGACGCTGACGCGAATTAAACGCAAAGTGCGTCTGGCTGCTGGCCTGAACAG
The nucleotide sequence above comes from Escherichia coli. Encoded proteins:
- the rho gene encoding transcription termination factor Rho, producing MNLTELKNTPVSELITLGENMGLENLARMRKQDIIFAILKQHAKSGEDIFGDGVLEILQDGFGFLRSADSSYLAGPDDIYVSPSQIRRFNLRTGDTISGKIRPPKEGERYFALLKVNEVNFDKPENARNKILFENLTPLHANSRLRMERGNGSTEDLTARVLDLASPIGRGQRGLIVAPPKAGKTMLLQNIAQSIAYNHPDCVLMVLLIDERPEEVTEMQRLVKGEVVASTFDEPASRHVQVAEMVIEKAKRLVEHKKDVIILLDSITRLARAYNTVVPASGKVLTGGVDANALHRPKRFFGAARNVEEGGSLTIIATALIDTGSKMDEVIYEEFKGTGNMELHLSRKIAEKRVFPAIDYNRSGTRKEELLTTQEELQKMWILRKIIHPMGEIDAMEFLINKLAMTKTNDDFFEMMKRS
- the wecA gene encoding UDP-N-acetylglucosamine--undecaprenyl-phosphate N-acetylglucosaminephosphotransferase, with the protein product MNLLTVSTDLISIFLFTTLFLFFARKVAKKVGLVDKPNFRKRHQGLIPLVGGISVYAGICFTFGIDDYYIPHASLYLACAGVLVFIGALDDRFDISVKIRATIQAAVGIVMMVFGKLYLSSLGYIFGSWEMVLGPFGYFLTLFAVWAAINAFNMVDGIDGLLGGLSCVSFAAIGMILWFDGQTSLAIWCFAMIAAILPYIMLNLGILGRRYKVFMGDAGSTLIGFTVIWILLETTQGKTHPISPVTALWIIAIPLMDMVAIMYRRLRKGMSPFSPDRQHIHHLIMRAGFTSRQAFVLITLAAALLASIGVLAEYSHFVPEWVMLVLFLLAFFLYGYCIKRAWKVARFIKRVKRRLRRNRGGSPNLTK
- the rhoL gene encoding rho operon leader peptide RhoL, yielding MRSEQISGLSLNPSCRFSSAYSPVTRQRKDMR
- the trxA gene encoding thioredoxin TrxA → MSDKIIHLTDDSFDTDVLKADGAILVDFWAEWCGPCKMIAPILDEIADEYQGKLTVAKLNIDQNPGTAPKYGIRGIPTLLLFKNGEVAATKVGALSKGQLKEFLDANLA
- the rhlB gene encoding ATP-dependent RNA helicase RhlB, giving the protein MSKTHLTEQKFSDFALHPKVVEALEKKGFHNCTPIQALALPLTLAGRDVAGQAQTGTGKTMAFLTSTFHYLLSHPAIADRKVNQPRALIMAPTRELAVQIHADAEPLAQATGLKLGLAYGGDGYDKQLKVLESGVDILIGTTGRLIDYAKQNHINLGAIQVVVLDEADRMYDLGFIKDIRWLFRRMPPANQRLNMLFSATLSYRVRELAFEQMNNAEYIEVEPEQKTGHRIKEELFYPSNEEKMRLLQTLIEEEWPDRAIIFANTKHRCEEIWGHLAADGHRVGLLTGDVAQKKRLRILDEFTRGDLDILVATDVAARGLHIPAVTHVFNYDLPDDCEDYVHRIGRTGRAGASGHSISLACEEYALNLPAIETYIGHSIPVSKYNPDALMTDLPKPLRLTRPRTGNGPRRTGAPRNRRRSG